TTCATAATGATTATTCCAATACGTTGTTTTTCATGCGGTAAAGTTGTGGGTGACAAATGGGAAACTTATTTAGAGTTGTTGCAAGATGAATCCATGCCAGAAGGTGAAGCTTTAGATAAACTACAATTAAAGAGATATTGTTGTAGAAGAATGGTGTTGACTCATGtcgatttgattgaaaaatttttgaggTATAATCctttggaaaagaaggagatAAATTAGGGGTTGTTTTGATGAGTGCTATAGGCAGTATAGTTGTCAGAGAAGGTTGATTGCACTCTATTGCTTTGCTTCATGTATTTTTATAGATCGAAAATTACATTTGAAAGAACAGTGGTGTTTAGAGTTTTACTTTATTTCTGTAATCGGTCTTTTGATCAGATACGTATTTTTTAATCTACTTTAATTGTTCGCCTTAGCAGTATCAATAGCTTGCAAGNNNNNNNNNNNNNNNNNNNNNNNNNNNNNNNNNNNNNNNNNNNNNNNNNNNNNNNNNNNNNNNNNNNNNNNNNNNNNNNNNNNNNNNNNNNNNNNNNNNNNNNNNNNNNNNNNNNNNNNNNNNNNNNNNNNNNNNNNNNNNNNNNNNNNNNNNNNNNNNNNNNNNNNNNNNNNNNNNNNNNNNNNNNNNNNNNNNNNNNNNNNNNNNNNNNNNNNNNNNNNNNNNNNNNNNNNNNNNNNNNNNNNNNNNNNNNNNNNNNNNNNNNNNNNNNNNNNNNNNNNNNNNNNNNNNNNNNNNNNNNNNNNNNNNNNNNNNNNNNNNNNNNNNNNNNNNNNNNNNNNNNNNNNNNNNNNNNNNNNNNNNNNNNNNNNNNNNNNNNNNNNNNNNNNNNNNNNNNNNNNNNNNNNNNNNNNNNNNNNNNNNNNNNNNNNNNNNNNNNNNNNNNNNNNNNNNNNNNNNNNNNNNNNNNNNNNNNNNNNNNNNNNNNNNNNNNNNNNNNNNNNNNNNNNNNNNNNNNNNNNNNNNNNNNNNNNNNNNNNNNNNNNNNNNNNNNNNNNNNNNNNNNNNNNNNNNNNNNNNNNNNNNNNNNNNNNNNNNNNNNNNNNNNNNNNNNNNNNNNNNNNNNNNNNNNNNNNNNNNNNNNNNNNNNNNNNNNNNNNNNNNNNNNNNNNNNNNNNNNNNNNNNNNNNNNNNNNNNNNNNNNNNNNNNNNNNNNNNNNNNNNNNNNNNNNNNNNNNNNNNNNNNNNNNNNNNNNNNNNNNNNNNNNNNNNNNNNNNNNNNNNNNNNNNNNNNNNNNNNNNNNNNNNNNNNNNNNNNNNNNNNNNNNNNNNNNNNNNNNNNNNNNNNNNNNNNNNNNNNNNNNNNNNNNNNNNNNNNNNNNNNNNNNNNNNNNNNNNNNNNNNNNNNNNNNNNNNNNNNNNNNNNNNNNNNNNNNNNNNNNNNNNNNNNNNNNNNNNNNNNNNNNNNNNNNNNNNNNNNNNNNNNNNNNNNNNNNNNNNNCCCGGAATTGGggtgatgatgatcttGAGATAATTTaacaaatttgttgaaaataagACACCCAAAAATATGACAAAAGCCAGTCCTCCAATGAAGGAGTAtctctttgttttgcttGTGGAATCATTATTCAACGATAGTCCCATCATGACGCACCGCTTACCaacagaagaagaaattttattcaaaGTGAATAGATTCAGttatattcttttgaaaagggAAATTAAACATTTCAATCGTTAATAATATTACAGAGTCTAGGCATTCCTCCGAAAAGATCTACGAAACATCCAATTCCTCTATGCAATAACCCACCTTGATACGCTTTTTTGTAGTACAAAACTTGGTTTTATAATCGAGTCTGATTTTGTGTACTCCTGGTAATAAACTTAACATTTACGATATTACACGAACCAGGTGCAAAAGCACACCAAGTTTAGGTAACAACTTCGCACTCTGGCTAAGATTTAGTCTTGGAGAGAGCTGATTATATTAAAATCATCATGGTGGAGTGGGTGATGACGTGAAGACATATGTCACCCAAAGATTTTTTTGAGCATTCAAAGTGGTTTTAGAAATGCCAAGAATAGAAGATGGAATGATCATCGTATCTATAGATTTACGCATGCTATTAATAGAACATTCATAATAATATTGATCCATGTTATGCAACATATAGAGATCTAAAACAAAGCACAACTGACAGCTCATATACTTgtaatttaaatttgtaTACTAATCAAAATTATTATATCGTTTTTAATTATCAGCCATTGAAGTATCAATAGCTTGTAAATATTCATAAAACCAAGCATGCAACTGCAAATGTCCATCAAATTGTAACTTTTCGTCAACCGAATGTATTCCACTTTCAAGAATGTTGGAAATATAAAATGGCGAGTACCTAAAGATATTTCTTGTCAAATTCCAGTAGTGTCTGGTATCAGTGTTTGGTGTCATAAGAGCTGGTGCTGTTACGATTGGATACGTCAAGTTAGTGAACACTAGGTCTTCAAACACGTGCCTAGTGACACCTGACAAGTATGCCCAGACAGTGTCGTCAGTCGGTGTCACTGGGGCAGCCTCCAAAGGTGCATCTCCAGTGATGTTGAATTCACCAGCATATGGTGTATCTTTTGGTTCATAGACAGTCTTTCCAAATGAGGTCACTTTCAATCCGTGTCTCTTGGCCACTTCAACAACCCTTTCAGTGAAGTGATGTTTGACAGCAGCGACATTAGATTCAATAGCGACACGATGATTAACTACTAGTTTGGTGTCTTCTGGTAAAGCGTTGACTTTTTCACCTCCTTTGATGATATCCAAAGCTTGAGAAGTTTTAATAAggtatttcaacaatttgttctCGGAAATCTTGGCAActaattttgaattggcaaatttgtcaaatccAGATctcaaaataatttttttaaatGTTTTGGGAATCTTGTCTTTAGGATCATGAACAGAAAGACATTggaaatattcaaaaattgggtttttgtttgtcaaAATAGGGTTGTAAggatctttttcaattaaaCCGCCCAATTCAGACATAATTCCAATTGAAGTATGATCAGGTGGAATCGATGAGTGGCCACCTGGTGTAGTCAATTCAACATAGACATCAATGCGCCCCTTCTCAGCTGTTACTGGAGAAGCAATGAGAGTGTTGGTAAATATATCAGTAGTTAAACCTGTACCTTCGTCAATCAAAGCATAAAACGAGTCTTTACCATActctttttccaaatatttgCCAATGTGATAAGCGCCATTTTCCCCAGAACCTTCTTCATCGAATCCAAATGCAGCAATAATACTTCTATTTGGTTGATGACCTTGCTTGAGTAAGAGTTCCAATGTTTCCA
The Candida orthopsilosis Co 90-125, chromosome 5 draft sequence genome window above contains:
- a CDS encoding Rpb10 protein (S. cerevisiae homolog RPB10 has DNA-directed RNA polymerase activity and has role in transcription from RNA polymerase II promoter, transcription from RNA polymerase promoter), translated to MIIPIRCFSCGKVVGDKWETYLELLQDESMPEGEALDKLQLKRYCCRRMVLTHVDLIEKFLRYNPLEKKEIN
- a CDS encoding Cps1 protein (incomplete, gene starts within a gap in the genome sequence; similar to C. parapsilosis CPAR2_401540 and C. albicans orf19.2686; S. cerevisiae homolog CPS1 has carboxypeptidase activity, has role in proteolysis in cellular protein catabolic process, nitrogen compound metabolic process and localizes to fungal-type vacuole lumen); amino-acid sequence: KGSKKDLKPVLLTAHQDTVPVQQDTLDKWTYPPLEGHYDGEYIYGRGVMDCKNVLIAILETLELLLKQGHQPNRSIIAAFGFDEEGSGENGAYHIGKYLEKEYGKDSFYALIDEGTGLTTDIFTNTLIASPVTAEKGRIDVYVELTTPGGHSSIPPDHTSIGIMSELGGLIEKDPYNPILTNKNPIFEYFQCLSVHDPKDKIPKTFKKIILRSGFDKFANSKLVAKISENKLLKYLIKTSQALDIIKGGEKVNALPEDTKLVVNHRVAIESNVAAVKHHFTERVVEVAKRHGLKVTSFGKTVYEPKDTPYAGEFNITGDAPLEAAPVTPTDDTVWAYLSGVTRHVFEDLVFTNLTYPIVTAPALMTPNTDTRHYWNLTRNIFRYSPFYISNILESGIHSVDEKLQFDGHLQLHAWFYEYLQAIDTSMADN